From Micromonospora auratinigra:
ACCGGGGCGACCTGGCCCGACACCCTCGACCTGGCGCGGCGACTGCGCGACCTGCCGGTGCTGCTCACCGTCGACGTCGAGGGCGGGTTCGGGGCCGGGCCGGCCGCCGTGGCCGGGCGGGTCGCCGAGCTGGCGGCGTACGGCGTGGTGGGGATCAACCTGGAGGACGGCCGCCCGGACGGCACGCTCGCCCCGGTGACGCTGGTCGCCGAGACGGTGGCGGCGGTCCGGGCGGCGGTGCCCGGGCTCTTCGTCAACGCCCGCACCGACGCGTGGTGGCTCGGGGTGGCGGACCCGCTCGACGAGGCGGTGCGCCGGGCCCACGCGTACCGGGAGGCCGGCGCGGACGGCTTCTTCGTGCCCGGCGCGCCGGACGACCTGCTGCCCCGGCTCGTCAGCGAGGCGGCCCGGCCGGTGAACGTGCTGTACCGCCCCGGCGGGCCGGCCCTGACCGCGCTGGGTCGGCTCGGGGTGGCCCGGGTCAGCACCGGCTCACTGCTGTTCCGGGCGGCCCTCGGTGCCGCGCTGCACCTGGCCGACGCGGTCGCCGCCGGTCGGGACCCCGACCTGCCCGTCGCGCCTGCCTACGGGTGGGTGCAGGGGCTGGTCGTCCCGAAAGAGGTGCCTCAGGGGTGAGATAGGAGGATTGTTCGGGGAGCTACGCCTTCCGGTGCATACGGTGGGTTTCAGGTTCGACCACACCGTGTCCTGCCCGGAGAGGGAGCCCGACCATGCGAGTGCCCAGCCGAAGCCCCGGCCCGCAGCCCGGGCCCGCCGTCGCGTCCACCGCCCCCACCCGCCGGCTGCCCACGGCGGCCGGCCGGCACCCGGTGCCCGGCCGGCCGGACCTCGCGGCGTACCGGGCGGCGGTGGCCGAACTGCTGGTCGAGGTGGGCGCCCTCGCGGACGCCCCGTCGACCGCCGCCCGCCAGGTGCTGCTCGACCAGCGGCTGCGCGAGCCGGCCATCGCCGCCGTCCTGGCCGCCACCCCGCAGGGCTTCGTTGGCGCCCGGGAGACCCTGCTGCTGGAGATCGCCCGCTACCGGCCCAACACCCGCAGCTCGGCGCAGGACCTCACCGCGCTGGTCCGGATCTACCTGCTCTCCCGCATCGACGTGCTCTGGTGGGGGGACACCCCGAGCTTCGGCACCGACAACCAGGTCCACACCAGCACCGAACTGGTCGACCTGGAGTGGCTGCGGCGGCGCGGGCTGCTCGCGTTCCGCTACCAGGAGCAGCCGGCCACCGTCCTCGGTCGAGGGCTGCGCGCACTGCGGCGCCGGCTGCTGCCCGGCGCCGCCCCGCACACCGCCGGGCTGCTGTTCCGCCGGGCCCGCCGCGAGGTGGTGGCCCTGCTCAACGACCTCGGCCGGGAGTTCGCCCTGGCCACCGGACCGGGCACCCCGCCGCTCTGGGTGACCAGCCTGGCCCGCAGCGCCGAGCACCAGTACCGGCTGCGCCGGCTGGGGTACGCGGCCATGGTGCCCAGCGGGCACTGCCTCGGCTGGGCCGCCGACGTGGAGCTGGACTGGTTCCACCGGTTCGGGGCGCGCGACACCCTGGCCGAGCTGCTGCTCGCCCGGCAGGAGGCCGGCGAGCTCAACGTGGTCGACGAGGGACAGGCCTGGCACCTCTGTCTCGCGCCCGCCGCCCGCCGCCGCTACCGGCAGGCGTACGAGGCCGAGATGGGGGTGTGAGCAGATGTGCGGAATCGCGCTGAGCATCGGGCCGGAGGCCGACCCGGCCACCTTCCGCCGGATGCTCGCCACGCTCGCCGCCCGCGGTGAGGTGACCGAGACCCGGCAGGAGAACGGGCTGCTGGCCGGCGTCCGCCGGCTGCGCGTGGTGGACCGTGAGCGGGCCGTGCAGCCCTGGGTCGCGCCGGACGAGCGGCACCTGCTCTGCTACAACGGCGAGATCTTCAACCACCACGAGCTGCGCGGGGAGCTGACCCGGCTCGGGTACGAGTTCCGCACCGCCGGCGACACCGAGGTGGTGCTCACCGCGTTCCGGCACTGGGGCGAGGGGGCCGTGCACCGGCTGCGCGGCGAGTACGCCTTCGTGGTGGTGGAGCGGGCCACCGGCCGCGCCTACCTGGCCCGCGACCCGCTCGGGGTGAAGCCGCTGTACTGGTCGAGGACGCCCGGCTGCCTGCACCTGGCCTCCGAGGTGAAGGCCCTGGTCGGTCAGAACGCGCCGGTCAGCGAGGTGCCACCCGGGCACCACGGCTGGGCCGGGCCGGACGGGCCGGTGCGGCTGCGTCCGCACGTGGACCTGCTCGAACTGGGTGCCGGGCAGCCGGTGATCGACGACCCGGACGAGGCGGCGGGGCTGGTCCGGGCCGCGCTCACCGACAGCATCCGGGCCCGGCTCGACACCGACCTCACCGTCGGCGTGGTCCTCTCCGGCGGGCTGGACAGCTCGCTCGCCCTGCTGCACGCCAAGACGCTGCACCCGGACTGCGTGGCGGTCACCGTCGGTGTCCCGGAGAGCCCGGACGTGGCGTACGCCCGGCGGCTCGCCGCCGACCTGGGGGTGCCGCACGAGGTGATCGAGGTGCGCCCGCGCGACATCCGGCTCGCCGACGTGCGTGAGGCCATCCGCATCTCCGAGCTGACCGAGTACGGCGACATCATCAACGCCGTGGTCACCGTGCCGATCTTCCGCCGGCTGCGCGAGCTGGGCGTGAAGGTGGTGCTCACCGGGGACGGCTCCGACGAGCTGTTCGGCGGCTACCCGATGTACCACCAGGTCGGCCCCGAGCGGTCCCGCCGGCTCTTCCTGCACAAGATCCGCAACCTGTGCCGGACGGAGTTGCAGCGGGTGGACCGGGTCAGCATGGGACACGGGGTGGAGGCCCGGGTGCCCTTCCTCGACCTGAGCGTGGTGGAACTGGCCATGCGGCTGCCGCTGGCGCTGAAGCTGCGCGACGGGCAGGAGAAGTGGATCGTCCGGCGGGCCTTCGCCGACGTGCTGCCCGACTACATCCGGCGGCGGCCGAAGAACCCGATGTCGTACTCGTCGGGGCTGCACGAACGGGCCCGGCTCTACAAGCCGCTCTTCGCCCGGCTGCACCGCTCCTTCGGCTACGACCTGCTCGAACCGGTGCGCCGCGACTTCGACAGCGTGCTCACCCGCTGCGGCAACGACCTGGACCGGGCCATCGCCGACGGCCTCGCCCGCCCCGACTACACGGTGCTGGAGCACGCCCGGGACCTGGTCGGCGCGGCGAAGTGGAACACGGTGCCGGTGGTCCGCCGGCTGGTCGGCCCGCGCGCCACCCGACGGACGCCGGTGCGCTGACCCGGCCGCCGCTTGACTCTGACACCGTGTCAGGGACGAGCGTGAGGGGGCCATGTTCACCATCGGAGAATTCGCCGCACTCGGTCGGGTGTCGGTCCGGATGCTGCGCCACTACGACGGCATCGGGCTGCTGCGCCCGGCCGCCGTGGACCCGCACACCGGCTACCGGTACTACCGGGCGGAGCAGCTGGGCCGGCTGCACCGGGTGATCGCCCTCAAGGACCTGGGCCTCACCCTGGACCAGGTCGGGGCGGTCCTCGACGACCGGCTCGACGCCGCGGAGCTGCGCGGCATGCTGCGGCTGCGCCGGGCCCAGCTCACCGACCGGGTGGCCGCGGACACCGCCCGGCTGGCCGGGATCGAGGCGAGACTCCGGATGCTCGAGACGGAGGGTCGGATGACCACCAGGGACGTCGTACTGAAGCAGGTGCCGCCGGTGCGGATCGCGGAGCTGACCGGGGTGGCCCGCAGCTACGAGTCGCCGGACATCGGGCCGGTGATCCAGCCGCTCTACCCGGAGCTGTTCCGCCGGCTCGACGCGGCGGGCGTCCGCCCGGCCGGACCGGGCATCGCCTGGTACGAGCCGGCCGGCGACGGGGACGAGGTGGTCGTGCACGCCGGGGTTACCGTGCACGTCGACCCGGCGGACGCGCCGGACGTCGCCGTGGTCGACCTGCCGGCGGTGCCCACCGCCGCGACGATCGTGCACCACGGGTCGATGGACGAGGTCGAGGCGACCATGCAGGTGCTGGCCCGGTGGGTCGAGGAGCACGGCTGGCGCGCCGACGGCTACGCCCGCGAGGTCTACCTCGAGTACTGCCAGGGCAAGCCGGAGCAGGGCGTGACCGAACTCCAGCTCCCGGTCTCCCGCCGCTGACGCGGGGACGGGCTGCCCGAGGGTGGTGGGCAGCCCGTCCCGGCCGCTGCGCCACCCGCATACCCGCTCCGGCCGCGACGATGCCCGCCGTCGGACACCGGACAGCGCGGGGCGCGGGGCGCACCGCGAGGTCCGATCGCCGCCAGCGTGCGGGGCCGGCGCGGGCCAGGCTGG
This genomic window contains:
- a CDS encoding isocitrate lyase/PEP mutase family protein, translating into MSDRAAAFRALHRPGRPLLLPNAWDHASAAALAARGHPAIGTTSLGVAAAAGQPDGTGATWPDTLDLARRLRDLPVLLTVDVEGGFGAGPAAVAGRVAELAAYGVVGINLEDGRPDGTLAPVTLVAETVAAVRAAVPGLFVNARTDAWWLGVADPLDEAVRRAHAYREAGADGFFVPGAPDDLLPRLVSEAARPVNVLYRPGGPALTALGRLGVARVSTGSLLFRAALGAALHLADAVAAGRDPDLPVAPAYGWVQGLVVPKEVPQG
- a CDS encoding asparagine synthetase B family protein, encoding MCGIALSIGPEADPATFRRMLATLAARGEVTETRQENGLLAGVRRLRVVDRERAVQPWVAPDERHLLCYNGEIFNHHELRGELTRLGYEFRTAGDTEVVLTAFRHWGEGAVHRLRGEYAFVVVERATGRAYLARDPLGVKPLYWSRTPGCLHLASEVKALVGQNAPVSEVPPGHHGWAGPDGPVRLRPHVDLLELGAGQPVIDDPDEAAGLVRAALTDSIRARLDTDLTVGVVLSGGLDSSLALLHAKTLHPDCVAVTVGVPESPDVAYARRLAADLGVPHEVIEVRPRDIRLADVREAIRISELTEYGDIINAVVTVPIFRRLRELGVKVVLTGDGSDELFGGYPMYHQVGPERSRRLFLHKIRNLCRTELQRVDRVSMGHGVEARVPFLDLSVVELAMRLPLALKLRDGQEKWIVRRAFADVLPDYIRRRPKNPMSYSSGLHERARLYKPLFARLHRSFGYDLLEPVRRDFDSVLTRCGNDLDRAIADGLARPDYTVLEHARDLVGAAKWNTVPVVRRLVGPRATRRTPVR
- a CDS encoding MerR family transcriptional regulator, which translates into the protein MFTIGEFAALGRVSVRMLRHYDGIGLLRPAAVDPHTGYRYYRAEQLGRLHRVIALKDLGLTLDQVGAVLDDRLDAAELRGMLRLRRAQLTDRVAADTARLAGIEARLRMLETEGRMTTRDVVLKQVPPVRIAELTGVARSYESPDIGPVIQPLYPELFRRLDAAGVRPAGPGIAWYEPAGDGDEVVVHAGVTVHVDPADAPDVAVVDLPAVPTAATIVHHGSMDEVEATMQVLARWVEEHGWRADGYAREVYLEYCQGKPEQGVTELQLPVSRR